The genomic DNA ACCTTGAGGATGCCCGGACCATTGGGCACTACGCGGCCTtctgcgctgcgcgagagCGAGCCGCTCGCAACGCTCACTCAAGCCAGGGTTCACCTGTGCCCGGGCCCGCTGAGTCGCCGTCGTCTGAGGCAGAGGACCTGTTTCACCTGACGGACGCCCCGCCGATGCTGTTGGTGCCGAGCGACGCGAGCGGCATCAGCGCCTTGGCTGCGACTGGAGGCGACAACGCCGATGTGGGCCTCACGGTTGCCCACGAGCTGGCGGCACTTTTTAGCAAGCGTCGACAGCAGGATGCCCATGGTGACGACGACAAGGCCGCAGCCCTGCTCGAGGAGATCTACCTCGACGATGGTGAATACGGCGGAGCGGGCGTGCTTGGCGGAGACTCGAACACGGAGGCGATGCGCAGTATCCGGCGAGAGCTGGAGTACCTGcaggcggcgaagcagcagcgcatgtgGGAACTCATGATGCGGTTCGAGTTGCACAAGGAGCGCTGCGCTGGCAAAACGGACGGTAGCGGCCGCCTGGAGCCCAAGTTTGGCactgccggtgcgcgcggTGCCGATGGCCGCGCCTCGTTGCCCTCCGTCGACCCCGACCGTCTCGGCTTCGAGGTAAAGGCTGGAAGCGCGGCCTGGTACGGGATGGAGGCTGCAAAGCGGGTGCACAACattctgcgccgccgcgcgcgtccTGATCAGATCATCGTCGGTGGCGGcccgcacggcggcagcgtcggcatTGAGCTCAGTCGCCGCACCGCGCAGCCGGGGTCAAGCACGGCAGGCAGCAGTAAGTCGGGCAATATCGGCGGTGCCGGGGCTGCCCCTGGCAGTGGTGCGTTGGGccaggaggacgaggacgagggcTACGCACACTCTTCTGCTGAAGAGGAAGCGTTGTTCACCCTTGGTCCTTATGCGTCGCATCAGCGGCCCGCTCGCAGCACTGGGCGGGCTACCCCGTCGACGGTGCGCCTTCCTCCCCTGCGCCAGCATTTGTTGTCTCGTGCGCAGCAGGGCCGCGACGGTCTCgccggccacggcggcaacACCGCGCTGATGGCAGGCGTGGGATACTTGTCGCCACGCGATGTCCTAAGTCTGAACGCGTACGGGCGCATGGCCCCCGGTGGCGCGTGCGACTACTCAGGCGCCACCGAACCtctccacgccgccgctaGCCTTACCGAGCAGGTGCTGGCGTACCGAGAAGCGCTGATGCGCTCTGCCGGCCGCGTTGTGCCAATGCCGTTCACCACCTACGCCAACGGGGATCCGTACTGCTTGCCACTCTCGACATGGCCAGCGTCATCGGGGAAGACCGGCGCGGCTGGCAGCGACCGCTACGACCCGCTAGGCCGCCAACTGCCttcgccggtgccgctgccggatTTGACTGCGTGGGTGTACGGAGTCCCTGAGGGGTATGCCTCgtcgctcctgcagcagcagaccaCTGGCTCTCATCAGCCGCAGAACATGGCCCTCTTCATGCCCCGCTACGACTGCTCCCCGCTTGCCAAGGTTGAGGGGCGTCAGCGCGCGTGTATGACGTCGGCGATGCCACAGTCACTGAGTCGCGGCCGCAGCTTTCCGGCTGGTGCCTCCACCTACTCCACGCCCGCTGCCCTTGCTGCGCAGCGACTACAGGCAATGCTCAGCGTGTCCATGTGTGACCCGTCTGTCGCCACAGTTCCCGCCGCCATGGaagccaccaccgccggaAGCCGCGGGGCGCTTCCGACGACGCGAGGTCGTGCTTATCCTGTGCACTCGGGGCGGAGCGGCGGGGCTGCGATAGCACAGCCGTgctcaccggcgccgcctttgaCGAAGCGGGCTCTGGccagcgcgagcgccgtcgacgccgacgctgcgcccTCTTCGGAGACCGACCTAAGAACGGCTGGGGAAGGCGAAGTCAGTGAGTCGAACTACGAGTCTTTCGTTTTTGACGAGAAAGACTTGAACCCCCTTGCAGAGACGCTGGGGCCCGCGAAGGGCAGCTCCTCTTGAACAGGGATGGGTGACGTGGCCGCAAGCGCGCGGAAGAGTGTAGGCGCATGGGGTATACGTGTATGgttgtgcacgcgtgcaacAAGGTGCATCGCCGTCATTCTCTTCTTcgtcccccttccccctacCCTCCCCATCGCACAGCCCATCCACACAAGCTTCGATGTACAGCACAGAGACGTCAGctggtctctctctgtttttcttcgctTCTGTCGTATGTTGCCGTAtggctccctccccccagaTACCGAGTCTGTTCCGTGCTTTCCCGTTTCTGTGGTGCTCGGTAGCCTTGGGTTAGGtgcgcgagcgtgtgcgcttcgGTCTCCCTCGCGCTGCCACACCGTTGTCTTTTTCTGCTGTTCCCGACCCCAcgctctctgtgtctgtctgtctgccctTCACCGCTCTGCGCGATGCGTGGCTGTTACACGTGCATGTAGtgcgaggagaaggggaatGCGACGTAGAGGCCTCACGGGCACGTGAATCGGGTCAACACATCCATGGAGCCGAGCAAGGAAACAGCGAGAAGGCCAGttcacaaaaaaaaaaacagcaaagaCCCTAAGAAACACGCATCGATGCCACCGACACCCaagaggtgtgcgtgtgcgtgtgggggtgggggggggggggcagtgCTGCTCCGTCTTCTTAAGCATGGCTTCTTCTCATAGGTCTCTACCCCTTCTGTGAcactgccgctctctctcttcctttcttccCGCCTTTCCGCCACttcacacgcgcatgcatcGGGGGTGAtggatgcgtgtgtgtgtgtgccctaCAATCGAGCACCGGCAGTcaccctccttctccacacacacaaacacctcCACACCTGACCTGCCCTCGACACACTCCCGATTTAGCGCCCAAACACATACCCATAccgcctcgccctccctctctctgcttgtGTTTTGCGCCTTCCTTGTACGTCTTTTCTAGTACCTTTTCTTATTGTTATATACTTGAGAGAGAACACCTGACATTGCGCCTTCtcccgccgccctcgtcCACGCACAGCCTCCCATTAGGAATACGCGCTCGAGTCGCTGACGTCCTCATTGTCCTTCTTGCGGCCTTCCCTTGCTTGCTGTTCCGATCCGCGCGAAATGTTCCGCCGTGTTTCGGCTGCTTCGGCGAGCTCGCTCGTCGCCgcacgctccttctccagcaccaACGTCTACCTGGACAAGCGCATCAAGGTAAAGAATGAGGTGGTAGACATGGACGGCGACGAGATGACGCGCATTATCTGGTCGTTCATCAAGGAAAAGCTGATCCTGCCCTACGTGGATGTCCCGATCAACTACTTTGACCTCAGCGTGACTAACCGTGACGCGACGAACGACAAGGTCACGGTTGAAGCCGCCGAAGCGATCAAGAAGTGCAACGTTGGCATCAAGtgcgccaccatcacccccGATGAGGCCCGCGTGAAGGAGTTCAACCTGAAGAAGATGTGGAAGAGCCCAAACGGTACCATCCGGAACATCCTTGGCGGCACGGTGTTCCGTGAGCCGATCATCGTCTCCAACATCCCACGTATCGTCCCTCAGTGGCACAATCCCATCGTGGTCGGCCGCCACGCCTTCGGCGACCAGTACAAGGCGACGGATGCTGTTTTGAAGCCCGGCAAGCTGCAGCTCGTGCACACAcccgccgacggcagcgcgccgacaACGCTGGATGTATACGACTTCAAGGGCGAGGGTGTCGGGCTGGCCATGTACAACACGAAGGAGAGCATTGAGGGCTTTGCGAAGAGCTGCTTCCAGTACGCGTTGATGCGCAAGTACCCACTGGTTTTGACGACGAAGAACACCATCCTGAAGAAGTACGATGGCATGTTCCTGCAGACCTTCCAGCGCATGTATGACGAGCAGTACAAGGCCGACTTCGAGAAGGCCGGCATCACGTACAACCACCGCCTCATCGATGACCAGGTGGCGCAGATGATcaagggcgagggcggctTCGTGTGGGCGTGCAAGAACTACGATGGCGACGTGCAGAGCGACATCGTGGCGCAAGGCTTCGGCTCGCTGGGCCTCATGACATCTGTGCTGATGTGCCCGGATGGCAAGACAAtcgaggccgaggccgcccACGGCACGGTGACGCGTCACTACCGCCAGCATCAGCAGGGCAAGGAGACGAGCACGAACTCCGTCGCCTCCATCTACGCCTGGACGCGCGGTCTCGCCCATCGTGGCAAGCTTGACGGCAACAGCGACCTCGTCAAGTTCTCGGAGACGCTGGAGAGGGTGGTCGTCAAGGCGATTGAGGATGGCCACATGACGAAGGACCTGGCCCTCTGCGTCTACGGCTCCAGCGGCGTCAAGCGTGAACATTACGAGACGACGGAGCAGTTCCTCGACAGCGTCGATGCAGCCCTGAAGAAGGCGATGAGCGCGTAAAGAGGCGGCACAGTGACGGACGAAAGCGCTAGCAAGGAGACCCTGCGGACGTGAGGAAATACGTGTGCGGGGAGGCGCGcttgccagcgccgcgctgtTCCGTCGGCGCATGTCTtctcctgtgcgtgtgcgtgcgtgtgcgtgcatttTGGTGTGTGTCTCGTAGCATTCAGGACGGCTGCGACCACCTTCTCGTCCGCCCCTGTGCCGGTAtggtgtgcgcctgtgcgcttCGCAGGCGCCCAAAACGGTGCGTGTGGCCAGCCCCGCTCTTTCAagctcgccctcgccgtctgTGCCTTCTCcgcggcaccagcaccgccaccgtcacctgTGGTACGGCCATCAACGTCCGTTTTCCGTGCCCTAACGCCGTTCTCCGCTGCTGGCTCGTGGACACATCCCGCAAGCAGTCAGAGACAGCGGGACAGTGGCTGTAagcggagagcgagaggcggtagcggcgggagtcgaggaggcgggagtcgaggaggcgggagCTGACTAGCTTCAAGCCGTAGGCGGTGCCAGATGAGGATCCTGCCGATGAGGTGTGGGCCCGCCCCTCACCATTGAGGTCACCATCAACTATACAGCACACCAAAGAAAAGAGCGTCGTAGCCGTCGCAGCGAAGGCAACGACGAAGAACAGCTGCGCCTAGTGTGTATACATAAGCTATCTATATCTTTCCCACTAACGTATTTTCCATTGAAGTATTGACGTTTCCCgttgcttgcgtgtgtgtgcggatgAGATGTATGCGAACGGCGCACCTCAATGCTGGTAACAGTttgtcggcggcggcgcggggaGGGTGGTGGGGAGTGGCCAGCACCCCATGAATTCGTGGCGCTCCCTCTTGTGTGTTTCAAATCTCCGCCGGCGAGGACGTGAGAAAGCCGAGATCGCTCATACACGCTGCGGAGCTTTTTTTTACAGACTGAGCAAGTGGCCGCCGTCCAGAAACACCTCACTGTCTTTTTCTTAGGGTCCAGAGACAGGGCCGCGATGTGCGCGTTCTCATGATCCAGCAatccaccccctccttgccTGCATGGCCTCTTGGGTCTATCCTCCCCTCTGCTCGCACAGCATGGCAGCtgcaacgcacacgcacgcccctctcgctccctgcaccctctctctccccccctctttctgcAGACGATGCGCCAGCTCAACGGAACGAGTGTTTTAGGCTCATCGCTTCACCAGTCACCACCCTGACAGAGACCACCGCTGTCAAGCATGCTGGGTGCACCAAGtccggcagcaggcgaatTCAGACGCCGTCTTGCACTGCGTGAGAGGTGAAGGGCGGActaggcagcagaggcactaGCCGGCCGAAGATCCTGGCagccctctccgcgccgagGAGCAGCACAAGCCGCAAGAAATTTCAAAAAACTCGGAAGACAGGGCTGCCCGTCGGGTGGCCCGATGATCGGCCGTACAAAGAGAAGGCGATGATGAAATTGCTCACAGGGGCGGAAGCTTGCCACGCGGGAAGACGACACGCCACGGAGCTGCATTTTCTTCTGCTAGAGTGCATGCTGATGCAGCTGTgttgcacgtgcacacgggCAGGCACTTAGTCAGCTTGGCTGTCTTGATCATGCGCATACGATGCGCACGACGAGAACACACCCGGCCGACACATACTTCATCATGTCGGCACACGGACGGTATGTCAGCCCGGGTGTGCAGAAGCAGGGCAGGAGGAAGACGGCGGGGCGGCActgctccccctcccttcatCGCCGAACCGGCAAACTCATCCCCTAGCCACACTGGTTCTGCGGTTGCTGTAGAGCCGATGGTGGGTCATTGCCCCCCCTCGCCGCGTGTAGCCGCACGGATGGAAGACAGCACGAATGACCTCGCTGCCTTCACAGATGCCTCGAGAGCGGGATGACAGGGAAGGAATACGGGAGAGGTGGCATGAAGGCGATGCcttggtggtgggggtgggctGGGCGGATCATCTGTGAAGGCGagacacacccacgcatGTCGCCAGAGGAGCAGGTAGGGCAACGGATTCGGAGTCACGGCAGAGGGTCGAAGTGGCACTGCGATGGCCAGGCTCCCCCCGTTGGTCTagctcccctccccacacctGTGCACAAGCCACACACCAGCGCTGTGCTGTCGCCGACGTGAATGTCCGTCGTTGTCGATGAAGGCGCATCAAGAAGCgaagcaaagaaaacgagagaaGTGATAAGCAGGGCATCAGATGTCATCGCACGTAGCAGTGGTCGCTTCTGGTAGTGGATGTgtgagcagcgcagcagacgcCTCAGCTGGGGACGTGTGAGGGGGCATCGACGGCGTACAGTGATGTCCTGACATCAGTGGTGGACCGTACACTGGGTAAACTGCCAGtagcactgctgccgccccaTTGGCGCTTCTTCGCTGCCTACCGGTGTTGTTATTGCTGCTCCCGTTGAAGTGATGACTGTGGCCATGGGCTGCCCCACTTCCCCACGCCCTCCTACCTCTTTCACTTGGACTCACGTCCTGCATCCTCTGCCGTTAACGGGCTCGTGGGCAAACGCGCGCGGAGTGCGCTGCATGAGCACACCCGCCCggctgacacacacacacacagcgcacgcaccgctgctgttggcAGCGCCCAATCGGTTgacgcccccctcccccacacacactctccCCTTCACACCACACACCATAtcacctccccccttccctcccccgacCTTACAAGGAAGGGCGAGAAAGACAGACAGACtgaccgaggaggaggaagagcaagagagagagagcggtaCTGAGCACCGACACGAGACGGGAGCGAAAGCCATCTCGACGGCGCGTAGATTCGATCATACAGAGAGTGTGCCCTCGCCGCGTGCCTTGCTCTCCACGccgacgcgcgtgtgtagTTGTGAGGCGTTGACCGAGGAAAGCAGAAATCAGTTACCCCCACGCTCTCCCTTGCGCACTCCTTTAAAGTACGTTAGTGACGACGCCAACGTGGtgctcgcacacgcaccaccaccaccaccgacaaAGGAAGCAGTCGCCCCAGCTCCTTTCCTTACTTGCACCGCCGCACATACCTGCACACTCAGCGAAGAGTGCCTTCATAAAGCATCGTTCCTTTGCCTGCCTCAGCACACATAGATAGAATCTCAAGATACGTATAAAGGGTCGCGGGCAAACTAGAGGAGACGGTCACTGCCACCTTTAGTGCTGTACCAATCCTGCTCAGCCCCGCCATGAGCACCAACGCCCAGGAGCTGGTGCGCCAGCTCACGGAGAACCCAGAGGTTCTGGAGAGCATGCAGCACATGATCTCTCTGCTGCGCGCCAATCCTCCGCGTAtctccggcagcagcaacggtggAGGCCTCGGCAGCGTGGAGACCAACGGACCTGAGAGAGGTGCACAGCAGTGTGTGCGACCACCGCGCAGCGAATATGGTACTGACGCTGATTACGGTCATCACCGGCCCACAACCAGGCGTAAGCTGCACAGCAGTGATGGCACCGGCCACAGCGCGACCTCCCTGTCTGCGTCGTCGTTGACGCAGGAGGCGCACTCTTTCTATGGTGACGACAGGGTCGGTGCGCGCACCACCGTCAGTGGTcacaacgccgccaccggcggcgcaTCTTCGCCGACGCCAACCTTCGTCGCAACAGGAtcccgcgcagcgcctcaaGTGGTGGCTGCGGCCTCACGGcttgcgccgcgccgctcctcgctTCTCTCGACGCCGCACGAGCATCGCCCCGCCACGGCTCCTGATGAGCAGCTGATGGCCACGGCCAACAGGCtgacggaggcgcagcgacgcATTGCAGAGCTAGAAAAGGAACTGCAGCGCACCACGCAACGGGTGGATCAGCTGTCCGatgtggtgcagcggcagaaggaCGAGCTACAGGCCACGAAGGATCGGCATGCGCTAGAGATGGAGGAAACACGACACGCCTACAACGCCGTGATTCACCGCAAAGACGAGGTGcaagaggaggcgctgcgccagctgctcaAATCCCGCCAGCTGATGGTGTCGGCGGCCAAGTACGAGGCCGTCgtggcggcgaagaagtTTCACGCTCAGCAGTTGGAAAAGGAGAACAacaccggcgccgatgaTGGGACGGGAAGCGCAAAGGGGTTGGCAGGCGTACAGGCAAGCTCCAACCCCAACGAGCACGGCACTCACCCCGGGCTAGCGCCAAGTCAGACATCAGTGAACGCGCGGCACTCTTCGACGCTCGGCCACGGGTCGGGCGCGACGGCCAAGTACAACAGTGCTCTGAAGCGTGACCGCCAGAatgacgaggaggacttTGTTgacggtgccggcgtcgcGACTGGCGCACAAGAGCCTGGTGAGGCGCGATACGGAGAAGCAACCCACCAACGTCCGCCAATGAAGCGCACTGCGTTGGACACATCTCATCTGCAGGGCAGCGCTGATCGTGCCGTAGAAGGACGGAGGGGCGTTGTGGCGACCAAGGCGGAGACGTCTCCCGCGTA from Leishmania infantum JPCM5 genome chromosome 10 includes the following:
- a CDS encoding putative isocitrate dehydrogenase [NADP], mitochondrial precursor translates to MFRRVSAASASSLVAARSFSSTNVYLDKRIKVKNEVVDMDGDEMTRIIWSFIKEKLILPYVDVPINYFDLSVTNRDATNDKVTVEAAEAIKKCNVGIKCATITPDEARVKEFNLKKMWKSPNGTIRNILGGTVFREPIIVSNIPRIVPQWHNPIVVGRHAFGDQYKATDAVLKPGKLQLVHTPADGSAPTTLDVYDFKGEGVGLAMYNTKESIEGFAKSCFQYALMRKYPLVLTTKNTILKKYDGMFLQTFQRMYDEQYKADFEKAGITYNHRLIDDQVAQMIKGEGGFVWACKNYDGDVQSDIVAQGFGSLGLMTSVLMCPDGKTIEAEAAHGTVTRHYRQHQQGKETSTNSVASIYAWTRGLAHRGKLDGNSDLVKFSETLERVVVKAIEDGHMTKDLALCVYGSSGVKREHYETTEQFLDSVDAALKKAMSA